The proteins below are encoded in one region of uncultured Eubacteriales bacterium:
- a CDS encoding conserved membrane hypothetical protein (Evidence 4 : Homologs of previously reported genes of unknown function) produces MRILAGFAIPFSAAVFAAVYLAPAWALPWLAAGCAVPALLGLLLKGERRTRALLAALGLAVGFLWTWGYDSAFLAPALALDRAEGTYTFTLTDWPRDTAYGVSFPARLVLDGASDPKVILYAEEYLDLKPGDTVTCTASLRRANLRHGEESEYYLSKGVSLLAYAKGEPELASPHAVPARYWPLLVARAVKERVATLFPADTAGFMNALLTGDTADLAGGVYSAFQRTGLAHVVAVSGQHVSFLAGVLAVLLGKRQKLSAAVTIAVLLFFAAATGGSPSVLRAVYLQSALLLAPLLGREADKATSLSAVLMLLLMWNPHAAASGNLQLSFAAVAGIYLVTGPLYECWSKGLGKKAWHKLLRFLYGNLAASFGALVFTTPLLAWYFGTISLVAPIANLLALWAVTYAFLGGLAAAAIGFLLPAVGQAVAWVVAWLVRYVQWVASDLAKLPFASVPAQGYLWLWLGFVYVMAVLWVLWRGERKRPIVPVCACAVTLCAAIFLNVLTLRGGDLRVSVLDVGQGAGVLLYSDGRTALVDCGGTSPSGSGDTAANAVQATGSSRLDYLVLTHFHTDHANGVERLMERLEVKTLVVPDAQPDDPLRAEILALAEKEGAEVRFVLDDEQLALGETTLTLYAPLGDGGANEEGLSVLATCGDFDALMTGDMNAAVEKRLVKYGNLPDIELLVVGHHGSAYSSSEELLLATKPEYAVISVGYNNYGNPAPGALERLAAAGCEIYRTDLMGTVSITANREAP; encoded by the coding sequence GTGCGGATACTTGCGGGCTTTGCCATTCCTTTTTCCGCGGCGGTCTTCGCGGCCGTGTACCTGGCTCCCGCGTGGGCCTTGCCCTGGTTAGCTGCCGGGTGCGCGGTACCGGCCCTCCTGGGCCTACTTTTGAAGGGGGAGCGGCGGACGCGAGCCCTCCTCGCCGCACTGGGGCTGGCCGTCGGGTTTCTCTGGACCTGGGGCTATGACAGCGCCTTTCTAGCTCCCGCCCTGGCGCTGGATCGGGCGGAGGGGACCTATACCTTTACCCTCACGGACTGGCCCAGGGACACCGCCTACGGCGTCTCCTTCCCGGCCCGGCTCGTGCTGGACGGAGCGAGCGACCCGAAGGTCATCCTCTACGCTGAAGAATATCTGGACCTGAAACCCGGTGATACCGTTACCTGCACAGCTTCTCTCCGCCGTGCCAACCTGCGCCACGGGGAGGAGAGCGAGTATTATCTCTCCAAGGGGGTCTCCCTCCTGGCCTACGCCAAAGGGGAGCCGGAGCTTGCCTCACCGCACGCCGTCCCGGCCCGGTACTGGCCCCTCCTGGTGGCACGGGCTGTGAAGGAACGGGTGGCTACCCTATTTCCCGCCGACACGGCGGGCTTTATGAACGCCCTCCTCACCGGGGACACGGCGGACCTGGCCGGCGGGGTCTACTCCGCCTTCCAACGGACGGGCCTTGCCCACGTGGTGGCGGTCTCCGGCCAACATGTCTCCTTCCTGGCGGGGGTGCTGGCCGTCCTGTTGGGCAAGCGGCAGAAACTGTCTGCCGCCGTCACCATCGCCGTCCTTCTCTTCTTCGCCGCGGCCACGGGCGGGTCCCCCTCGGTTCTCCGGGCGGTCTACCTCCAGTCCGCACTCCTCCTCGCGCCACTGCTGGGCCGTGAGGCGGACAAGGCAACCAGCCTCTCGGCGGTACTTATGCTCCTGCTGATGTGGAATCCACACGCCGCCGCCAGCGGGAATCTCCAACTCTCCTTTGCGGCTGTTGCGGGTATCTACCTGGTGACCGGGCCCCTGTACGAGTGCTGGAGCAAGGGCCTGGGGAAGAAAGCCTGGCACAAGCTCCTGCGCTTTCTCTATGGCAACCTCGCCGCCAGCTTCGGTGCGCTGGTCTTCACGACGCCCCTGCTGGCTTGGTATTTCGGCACCATCTCGTTGGTGGCCCCTATCGCCAACCTCCTGGCTCTCTGGGCGGTAACCTATGCGTTCCTGGGCGGCCTTGCCGCCGCCGCGATCGGATTTTTGCTTCCCGCTGTCGGGCAGGCGGTAGCGTGGGTGGTGGCGTGGCTGGTGCGCTATGTCCAGTGGGTGGCCTCAGACCTTGCGAAACTTCCCTTCGCCTCCGTCCCGGCCCAGGGCTACCTCTGGCTCTGGCTGGGCTTTGTGTACGTCATGGCCGTCCTGTGGGTGCTGTGGCGGGGGGAGCGTAAGCGGCCTATTGTCCCGGTCTGCGCCTGCGCCGTGACCCTCTGTGCCGCTATTTTCCTCAATGTTCTAACCCTCCGGGGCGGGGATCTGCGCGTCTCGGTGCTGGACGTAGGCCAGGGGGCGGGCGTCCTCCTCTACTCCGATGGGAGGACCGCCCTGGTGGACTGCGGCGGCACGAGCCCCTCGGGGAGCGGGGATACGGCGGCAAACGCCGTCCAGGCCACGGGGAGCAGCCGCCTGGACTACCTCGTCCTTACCCACTTCCACACCGACCATGCAAACGGCGTGGAACGCCTTATGGAGCGGCTGGAGGTGAAGACCCTTGTCGTCCCCGACGCACAGCCTGACGACCCCCTCCGGGCGGAGATCCTGGCCCTGGCCGAGAAGGAGGGGGCCGAGGTGCGCTTTGTCCTGGATGACGAACAGCTCGCTTTGGGGGAGACTACCCTTACGCTCTACGCGCCTCTGGGGGACGGGGGCGCCAACGAGGAGGGCCTGTCCGTCCTCGCCACCTGCGGGGACTTTGACGCCCTGATGACTGGAGATATGAACGCCGCGGTGGAAAAGCGCCTGGTGAAGTACGGGAATCTGCCCGACATCGAGCTCCTGGTGGTGGGGCACCACGGCTCTGCCTACTCAAGCTCCGAGGAGCTGCTATTGGCGACAAAGCCGGAGTACGCCGTCATCTCAGTGGGCTATAATAATTACGGAAACCCCGCGCCCGGGGCGCTGGAGCGCCTTGCCGCCGCGGGCTGCGAAATCTACCGCACCGACCTAATGGGTACGGTGTCCATTACAGCGAACAGGGAGGCCCCCTAA
- a CDS encoding Uncharacterized HIT-like protein aq_141, with amino-acid sequence MSDCLFCKIAAGEIPSKKVYEDETVFAFYDIDPQAPTHFLVIPKEHIPSCGAVTPENSSVVAHIFEVITQVTGEQGLTDFRVVSNCGAQAGQSVAHLHFHVLGGRDMTWPPG; translated from the coding sequence ATGTCCGACTGTCTGTTCTGCAAGATCGCCGCGGGGGAGATACCGTCCAAGAAGGTGTATGAGGATGAGACCGTCTTCGCCTTTTACGACATCGATCCCCAGGCGCCCACCCACTTCCTGGTGATTCCCAAGGAGCACATCCCCTCCTGCGGAGCCGTCACACCCGAGAACTCCTCTGTTGTGGCCCATATCTTCGAGGTCATCACCCAGGTAACGGGGGAACAGGGGCTCACCGACTTCCGTGTGGTCTCCAACTGCGGGGCCCAGGCTGGGCAGAGTGTCGCCCACCTCCACTTCCATGTGCTGGGTGGGCGGGACATGACCTGGCCGCCGGGCTAA
- the alaS gene encoding Alanine--tRNA ligase 1 — MSKNYGLNELREMFLAFFETKGHLRLPSFSLVPQNDASLLLINSGMAPMKPWFTGEQEPPRHRVCTCQKCIRTGDIENIGHTARHGTYFEMLGNFSFGDYFKHEAIAWSWEFLTSPEWVGLDPDRLYPSVYEEDDEAFEIWNKEIGIAPERIFKFGKADNFWEHGSGPCGPCSEIYYDRGEKWGCGKPTCTVGCDCDRYIEVWNNVFSQFNSDGQGNYTDLAQKNIDTGMGLERLACVCQDVASLFDVDTVMNITNQVSEITKAHYGESAKTDVSLRVITDHIRSATFMISDGVLPSNEGRGYVLRRLLRRAARHGKLLGVNEPFLFSVCDTVIHENEGHYPELREKEDYITRVIKVEEENFAKTIDAGMSILTSLLEEHKERGEKTFSGAAAFKLYDTYGFPIDLTDEIVAEAGLSIDKDEFKKLMEEQKVRAREARAALGDLGWAGIEFGKDMPATEFVGYDTAALDGAKVLAIVADGELRDSITSGVEAIVVLDKTPFYAEMGGQVGDHGSIDGRFTVHDVQKNKGGKYMHYGKLEKGELKVGDSVSAAIDTARRKAIQRAHSATHLLQKALRTVLGDHVQQAGSLVEPDRLRFDFTHFSALTVEELAEVSRLVNEAILEGYSVHTQEMGIDEAKKSGATALFGEKYGDRVRVVSMGDYSVELCGGTHLDNTAKAGVFHIASEGSVASGVRRIEATTGLASLENMDRTQRILFQAAGVFKVKPGELREKAEQSMNELRDLRHRLEDFKAKEAAGEAERFLFAARSVGDLKVVTATVGDTDAGNLRAMGDRLRDKAPNLVAVLATVADEKITFLAVCGKEAVAKGVKAGDIIKNVTAICGGSGGGKPDSAMGGGKDITKLDNALATVDDFVHEKLGL; from the coding sequence ATGAGCAAGAATTACGGCCTGAACGAGCTGCGGGAGATGTTCCTCGCGTTCTTCGAGACCAAGGGTCATCTGCGCCTGCCCAGTTTCTCCCTCGTACCTCAGAACGACGCGAGCCTGCTCCTTATCAACTCGGGCATGGCCCCTATGAAACCCTGGTTCACCGGCGAGCAGGAGCCCCCACGCCACCGGGTCTGCACCTGCCAGAAGTGCATCCGAACCGGCGACATCGAGAACATCGGCCACACCGCCCGCCACGGCACCTATTTTGAGATGCTGGGCAACTTCTCCTTCGGCGACTACTTCAAGCATGAGGCCATTGCCTGGAGCTGGGAATTCCTCACCTCCCCCGAATGGGTGGGGCTGGATCCCGACCGGCTCTACCCCTCGGTCTACGAGGAGGATGACGAGGCCTTTGAAATCTGGAATAAAGAGATCGGCATTGCCCCTGAGCGCATCTTCAAGTTCGGCAAGGCCGACAACTTCTGGGAGCACGGCTCCGGCCCCTGCGGCCCCTGCTCCGAGATCTACTATGACCGGGGCGAGAAGTGGGGCTGCGGCAAGCCCACCTGCACCGTGGGGTGCGACTGCGACCGGTATATCGAGGTCTGGAACAACGTATTCTCCCAGTTCAATAGCGACGGACAGGGCAACTACACCGATCTTGCCCAGAAGAACATCGACACCGGCATGGGCTTAGAGCGCCTTGCCTGCGTGTGCCAGGACGTGGCCTCGCTCTTCGACGTGGACACCGTGATGAACATCACCAACCAGGTGAGTGAAATCACCAAGGCCCACTACGGTGAGAGCGCAAAGACCGACGTGAGCCTGCGGGTCATCACTGACCATATCCGCTCGGCCACCTTTATGATCTCCGACGGTGTGCTCCCCTCAAACGAGGGCCGGGGCTACGTGCTGCGCCGCCTTCTCCGCCGGGCGGCCCGGCACGGCAAGCTTCTGGGCGTCAACGAGCCCTTCCTCTTCTCCGTATGCGACACCGTCATCCACGAGAACGAGGGCCACTACCCGGAGCTCCGGGAGAAGGAGGACTATATCACCCGGGTCATCAAGGTGGAGGAGGAGAACTTCGCCAAGACCATCGACGCCGGAATGAGCATCCTCACCTCCCTCCTGGAGGAGCACAAGGAACGGGGAGAGAAAACCTTCTCCGGCGCGGCAGCGTTCAAGCTTTATGACACCTATGGTTTCCCCATCGACCTGACCGACGAGATCGTGGCCGAGGCGGGGCTGAGCATCGACAAGGATGAATTCAAGAAACTGATGGAGGAGCAGAAGGTCCGCGCCCGCGAGGCCCGCGCAGCCCTGGGCGACCTGGGCTGGGCCGGGATCGAGTTTGGCAAGGACATGCCCGCAACCGAATTCGTGGGCTATGATACCGCCGCGCTGGACGGCGCGAAGGTGCTGGCCATCGTTGCCGACGGAGAGCTGCGCGACAGCATTACCTCCGGTGTGGAGGCCATTGTGGTGCTGGACAAGACACCCTTCTACGCCGAGATGGGCGGCCAGGTTGGGGATCACGGCAGCATTGACGGCCGGTTCACCGTCCACGACGTGCAGAAGAACAAGGGCGGCAAGTATATGCACTATGGCAAGCTGGAGAAGGGTGAGCTGAAGGTGGGGGACAGCGTCTCCGCTGCCATCGACACCGCCCGCCGCAAGGCCATTCAGCGTGCCCACTCGGCCACCCACCTTCTCCAGAAGGCCCTGCGCACCGTCCTGGGCGACCACGTCCAGCAGGCGGGCTCACTGGTCGAGCCCGACCGCCTGCGCTTTGACTTCACCCACTTCTCCGCGCTTACCGTCGAGGAGCTGGCTGAGGTGAGCCGCCTGGTGAACGAGGCGATTTTAGAGGGCTACAGCGTCCACACCCAGGAGATGGGCATTGACGAAGCCAAAAAGTCGGGCGCCACCGCCCTCTTTGGGGAGAAGTATGGCGACCGAGTGCGGGTGGTCAGCATGGGGGATTACTCCGTGGAGCTGTGCGGCGGCACCCACCTGGACAACACCGCAAAGGCGGGCGTCTTCCACATCGCAAGCGAAGGCTCCGTGGCTTCCGGCGTCCGCCGGATCGAGGCTACCACCGGTCTTGCGTCTCTTGAGAACATGGACCGTACCCAGCGGATACTGTTCCAGGCCGCCGGTGTCTTCAAGGTTAAGCCCGGCGAGCTGCGTGAGAAGGCCGAGCAGAGCATGAATGAGCTCAGGGACCTGCGCCACCGGCTGGAGGACTTCAAGGCAAAGGAGGCTGCCGGGGAGGCCGAACGGTTCCTCTTTGCGGCCCGGAGCGTGGGGGACCTCAAGGTGGTCACCGCCACCGTGGGGGACACGGACGCGGGCAACCTGCGCGCCATGGGCGACCGTCTGCGGGACAAGGCCCCCAATCTGGTGGCGGTTCTCGCCACCGTTGCCGACGAGAAGATCACCTTCCTGGCTGTCTGCGGCAAAGAGGCGGTGGCTAAGGGCGTGAAGGCGGGAGACATCATCAAAAACGTCACGGCAATCTGCGGCGGCTCCGGCGGCGGCAAGCCCGACAGCGCAATGGGCGGCGGCAAGGATATCACAAAGTTGGACAATGCACTTGCCACGGTGGACGACTTCGTCCACGAGAAACTGGGGCTGTAA
- a CDS encoding conserved hypothetical protein (Evidence 4 : Homologs of previously reported genes of unknown function), whose protein sequence is MAQDALPQDPVILLSYVNTQLRDFYGSFQDFCTDRELDGREIEGKLAAIGYEYFPEHNRFE, encoded by the coding sequence ATGGCGCAAGATGCCCTTCCTCAGGACCCCGTCATTTTGCTCAGCTATGTGAATACGCAGCTGCGGGATTTCTATGGCAGCTTTCAGGACTTCTGCACCGACCGCGAATTGGACGGTAGGGAGATCGAGGGGAAATTAGCCGCCATCGGGTACGAGTATTTCCCGGAGCATAATCGATTTGAGTGA
- a CDS encoding conserved membrane hypothetical protein (Evidence 4 : Homologs of previously reported genes of unknown function), with protein sequence MERTRFFPRAAGLAALPGLFGLCLTRMWAVLGGHLPGKVLAPAALVLAAACIFVFLRFDLTGRYFLPFGDWWKNLLVFFPAFLLGGVLDTSYAMFNGDGLLVAALPFRLLCHMGSGIFFGMVVLALVRAVRSWGRPEKVDGRVILALALFLNILAAVYVAGSATVYIWDTAGYWLNARTLAQAPLGLAQVREVLVSVITLDYNYLLAWPISLVMRLMGTGRYIFVLATVNLYLLPGVWGLCVLGRRVGRGGGAMLVLGLPMLAYTALVGFVDVAAASAAVWAYVVYTDEKRPAEARGVLTGALLVITFLLRRYFFFFAVSFGAAALLKKLLTDRGRWADWVGMLFSAGACGIFFAQSFLVDKILRSNYGDTYSAYALGLRSDVLLFCRYFGWVLLFFTLVLGVAMFLHKGIARGDAVLALGQLVICFFLFTRVQAHGQQHLLLYLPGLAALLSAGLSELPDWGWRTPVTWTLTAVLTASPFLPRTQPASISEIKIPNALPAFSYRGPQRTDLMELAALRSYMDGLSEEGEKTAAVVASSLVFNNNTYENLLISLGIPEGDAPKTKLLYMADVDKRDGFAWNVLSADYLIVTDPVQTHLGEENQEIVALLAHDLLDGTGPGAAFRPLKVRFSLEGGIKVYVYERTRDVTAEEYRSVSERLIEKYPDYAWLYRVPEELLK encoded by the coding sequence ATGGAGCGTACACGCTTTTTTCCCAGGGCCGCCGGGCTCGCGGCCCTGCCGGGGCTGTTCGGGCTGTGTCTCACGCGTATGTGGGCCGTTCTTGGCGGGCATCTGCCGGGCAAGGTACTGGCCCCTGCGGCCCTGGTGCTTGCGGCGGCCTGCATCTTTGTGTTTCTGCGCTTTGATTTGACGGGTCGATACTTCCTCCCCTTTGGGGACTGGTGGAAGAATCTGCTGGTCTTTTTTCCGGCCTTTCTCCTGGGCGGCGTGCTGGACACCAGCTACGCCATGTTTAACGGGGACGGGCTGCTTGTAGCGGCGCTGCCATTCCGCCTCCTCTGCCATATGGGCAGCGGAATTTTCTTCGGCATGGTCGTCCTGGCGCTGGTGAGAGCGGTGCGGAGCTGGGGTCGGCCAGAGAAGGTGGATGGTCGGGTCATTCTGGCCCTGGCCCTCTTTCTCAACATCCTGGCTGCGGTCTATGTAGCAGGGAGCGCCACGGTCTACATCTGGGACACGGCGGGCTACTGGCTCAACGCCAGAACGCTTGCCCAAGCGCCCCTCGGCCTTGCTCAGGTGCGTGAGGTGCTGGTGAGCGTCATCACCCTGGACTATAACTATCTGCTGGCCTGGCCCATCTCGCTCGTTATGCGCCTGATGGGGACGGGACGGTACATCTTCGTACTTGCCACCGTGAATCTCTATCTTCTGCCCGGCGTGTGGGGCCTGTGCGTTCTGGGCCGCAGGGTGGGGCGCGGCGGCGGGGCTATGCTGGTACTGGGCCTGCCTATGCTGGCATATACCGCGCTGGTGGGCTTTGTGGACGTGGCGGCGGCCTCCGCGGCGGTCTGGGCCTATGTGGTCTATACCGATGAAAAACGTCCTGCCGAGGCCCGCGGCGTGCTCACCGGCGCCCTGCTGGTGATCACCTTCCTCCTGCGGCGCTATTTCTTCTTCTTTGCTGTCAGCTTTGGCGCGGCAGCCCTGCTCAAAAAGCTCCTGACTGACCGGGGGCGCTGGGCCGACTGGGTGGGCATGCTCTTCTCCGCCGGGGCGTGCGGCATCTTCTTCGCCCAGAGCTTTCTGGTGGACAAAATTCTCCGCTCCAACTATGGGGATACCTATTCTGCCTATGCCCTGGGTCTCAGGAGCGATGTGCTGCTCTTCTGCCGGTATTTTGGCTGGGTGCTGCTCTTCTTCACGCTGGTGCTGGGGGTGGCCATGTTCCTTCATAAGGGCATCGCCCGGGGGGACGCCGTCCTAGCCCTGGGGCAGCTGGTGATCTGCTTTTTCCTGTTCACCCGCGTGCAGGCCCATGGGCAGCAGCATTTGCTTCTCTATCTGCCCGGCCTGGCGGCCCTCCTCTCTGCAGGGCTGTCCGAGCTGCCTGACTGGGGCTGGCGCACCCCTGTCACCTGGACCTTGACGGCGGTGCTGACGGCAAGCCCTTTCCTGCCCAGAACGCAGCCTGCCTCCATCTCGGAGATCAAGATCCCCAACGCCCTGCCCGCCTTCTCCTACCGCGGCCCCCAGCGGACCGATCTGATGGAGCTGGCGGCTCTGCGCAGCTATATGGACGGCCTCTCGGAGGAGGGGGAGAAGACAGCGGCGGTGGTGGCCTCCTCCCTCGTCTTTAACAACAACACCTATGAAAATCTGCTCATCTCCCTGGGCATCCCGGAGGGAGACGCGCCTAAAACCAAGCTCCTTTACATGGCGGATGTGGACAAGCGGGACGGTTTTGCCTGGAACGTACTCAGCGCAGACTATCTCATCGTCACCGACCCTGTGCAGACCCACCTGGGGGAGGAGAACCAGGAGATTGTCGCCCTTTTGGCCCACGATCTGCTGGACGGCACGGGGCCGGGGGCCGCGTTCCGGCCTTTGAAGGTGCGGTTCAGCCTGGAAGGCGGGATCAAGGTTTACGTCTACGAACGTACTAGGGACGTGACGGCGGAGGAGTACCGTTCGGTATCCGAGCGGCTGATTGAGAAATACCCGGACTACGCCTGGCTCTACCGGGTGCCGGAGGAGCTTCTCAAATAA
- a CDS encoding hypothetical protein (Evidence 5 : No homology to any previously reported sequences), producing the protein MRDSPPESTILYPSWLDSEYRGNTIYFSFDEKHILIEIYFQFDSSN; encoded by the coding sequence ATGCGGGACAGCCCACCTGAGAGTACCATTCTCTACCCGTCATGGCTTGATTCAGAATATCGGGGAAATACGATTTATTTCTCATTTGATGAAAAGCACATTCTAATAGAAATTTACTTTCAATTTGATAGCTCAAACTAA